GCGGGGGCGGCGAGAACCAGTTGCGAATTCTCATCCAGAGCGCCGACGCTCCCGATCCAATTCGTGCGAGCAGGCCTTCCGGTTCAGCCGCCAATTCTGCAGGCTCTTCTTTTGCGGGTTCCGCCTCGGTTGCGGGCATTGGTGCCGCCGGAGCATCGTCGTAGGTTTCGAGCTTGCTGCCGTCGATTGTTCTGGCCTGCGCCAGATACTGTGGGGGGATGTTGTGCCGGCCGGTGACGAAATGAAGGTTCCCGTTGGAATCCTCGTACCGGAACACTTTACTCGACTCGTTCTTCGGAGCTGGTGGCGGCTTCGCCACCGATTCATTCTTCGGCGCAGTTTCCGACTGATCCATTGCGTTGCTCTCACAACCCGTTGTCACCGCGCACAGCGCAATCAACGCGAGAGAGCGCGCGATGAACGCATGGCGATTCCCCAAGAGGCTCATGGCTTCCCCTTCCCGATCCGCGCCTTGCTTTGATGCCTCCATCATAGCGGAAAGCGCTGTAGAGACGAAAAAACGCGGCGCTGGACACATTATTCAATTTCGGGGCCGGAGAGGGAGCGGGCCCCGGTTTACAATGGCGAGCCGTGGGCTATCCTTCCTGCCCACGGGCACGCACGCAGGACTTCTGGGACTCGCCGAAAATGGGGTGAGAGGCTCCTGCCTGCGGAAACCGCGCCCAGGAAAGATCCGGGATGAAGAGAATCCTGCTCATTGACGACGATGACAACATTCGGAAGCTGGTGCGCTTCTCGCTCAAATCACTGGGCGTGGAGTGCATCGAGGCCACCGACGGCCAGGAAGGCTTCCGCACCGCGCTCAAGGAACTGCCCGATCTCATCCTGCTCGACCTGTCCATGCCCAACATGAACGGCTTCGAGGCCTGCGAGAAGATCAAGGGCAATGACAAGACTGCCCACATCCCCATCGTCGTG
The sequence above is a segment of the Chrysiogenia bacterium genome. Coding sequences within it:
- a CDS encoding response regulator, producing the protein MKRILLIDDDDNIRKLVRFSLKSLGVECIEATDGQEGFRTALKELPDLILLDLSMPNMNGFEACEKIKGNDKTAHIPIVVVSAEATDLNKQIVTGALKADRFLPKPFERANLVEIVQDILGLDK